In Meleagris gallopavo isolate NT-WF06-2002-E0010 breed Aviagen turkey brand Nicholas breeding stock chromosome 2, Turkey_5.1, whole genome shotgun sequence, the following are encoded in one genomic region:
- the SOD2 gene encoding superoxide dismutase [Mn], mitochondrial, whose protein sequence is MQLHHSKHHATYVNNLNVTEEKYKEALAKGDVTAQVSLQPALKFNGGGHINHTIFWTNLSPSGGGEPKGELMEAIKRDFGSFANFKEKLTAVSVGVQGSGWGWLGYNKEQGRLQIAACANQDPLQGTTGLIPLLGIDVWEHAYYLQYKNVRPDYLKAIWNVINWENVSSRYASCKK, encoded by the exons ATGCAGCTGCACCACAGCAAACACCACGCCACCTACGTGAACAACCTGAACGTTACGGAGGAGAAATACAAAGAGGCGCTAGCAAAAG GTGATGTTACAGCTCAGGTGTCGCTTCAGCCTGCACTGAAATTCAATGGTGGGGGTCATATCAATCATACCATCTTCTGGACAAATCTTTCTCCCAGTGGAGGAGGAGAGCCTAAAG gagaATTGATGGAAGCCATCAAACGTGACTTTGGTTCCTTCGCAAACTTCAAGGAGAAACTAACAGCTGTATCAGTTGGTGTTCAAGGATCAGGCTGGGGGTGGCTTGGCTATAATAAGGAGCAGGGACGTCTACAGATAGCAGCTTGTGCAAATCAAGATCCTTTGCAAGGAACAACAG GTCTCATTCCATTGCTGGGAATCGATGTATGGGAACATGCCTATTATCTTCAGTATAAAAATGTTCGACCTGATTATTTGAAAGCTATCTGGAATGTGATCAACTGGGAGAATGTATCTTCAAGATATGCATCTTGCAAAAAATAG